A window of Thermoproteus sp. genomic DNA:
CGCCCCCAACTACGCCTATGAATACGTCCGGCTCCTCGCCTATTAGTTCCAACTGCTTCTTGGCCTCTAGCCCTGCCACGGTCTTAAACATAATGTCGGCGTTTATCACACTACCCACCACGTACTTCCCGCCGTGTTTAAGCGCGTATTCGGCCGCCTCAGTTATGGCCACGCCAAGAGAGCCGGGGTGGTCCGGCTTCTCGGCCAGCAACTTCCTGCCGTACTCCGTGAGCCCGCTGGGGCTCGGGTGGACCTCCGCCCCGTACATCTGCATGAGGAACCTCCTGAGGGGCTTGGCGTAGTAGGAGGCCCTCACCATGAAGATGTGGGCCTTAGCCCTGAAGAGGGCGGCGGCGAGAGCCACCGCAGAGCCCCACTGGCCGGCTCCCGTCTCCGTGGTGACGAACTTGGCGCCGTCCTTAAGGGCGTAGTAGACCCACGCCAGCGCCGAATTTATCTTGTGGCTGCCGGTGTAGGTGTAGCCCTCCATCTTTAGGTATATCCTCACCGGCGCGTCTAGGTACTCCTCAAGCCTCTTGGCCCTAATGAGGGGCGTGGGCCTCCCCACCTGTAGGTACCTCTCCCTGACCTCTTCCGGTATCTTGATGTACCTCTCGGTGGAGAATTCGAGCTTGAGGGGCTCCGAGGGGACGACAGCCTTGAGGACCTCCAGCCTCTTCCCGTCGGGGTCTAGAGGAGGCGGCAAGGGCTCCGGCAGGTCGGCAAGGATGTTGTACCAATATTCAGGTATCTCCTCCGGCGGCAGGTCCACTCTTACCCGCATAACTCCTAGAAAAATGGGGTATTTATCACTTAACGACGCCGACGTCCTCCACTGCCGCGTAGGGGACCGTGGCGGGGACCGGCATGTCCCACCAATAGGTCTGGGCAGATCTAGACGATAGGAACGCCACGTTCCTCAACAGCCTCTCTAGGGTGTCCGCTATCCTCATGCGCCTCACGATAGCAACCGGCTTCCCGCCCCTCACGGCCAGCACCACGTCTCTGCCCACAGTCGAGAACTGGCCCGTCTTGACGTTTTGGTATCTCGTATACCAATTGTTGTGGACGTAATAGCCCTCGCCCAGCTCGGCCAAGAGGCCCTGTAGGTCCTCCGCCCCGTCGCCCGGCGGGACCTCCACGTGCCCAGGCGCCGGCGCGAACCAGCCCCTCAAGGCGTGGCCAGTGGTGGAGGCGCCGAGCTTCGCGGCGGTCCTGTTGTTATGTAGGAAGCCGGCCAGAACGCCCCGCCTTATGAGCTCCACCCGCCTCACGGCGTTCCCCTCGTAGTCCAGTTGGGCGAAGCCGTAGGCCCCCTCTTCGGCCGTCACGTCTAACAGCGTCAAGAGCTCGGAGGTCGCTTGGGCGCCCAAGTCGCCGGAGCCGTACCGCGAAG
This region includes:
- a CDS encoding TrpB-like pyridoxal phosphate-dependent enzyme, which encodes MRVRVDLPPEEIPEYWYNILADLPEPLPPPLDPDGKRLEVLKAVVPSEPLKLEFSTERYIKIPEEVRERYLQVGRPTPLIRAKRLEEYLDAPVRIYLKMEGYTYTGSHKINSALAWVYYALKDGAKFVTTETGAGQWGSAVALAAALFRAKAHIFMVRASYYAKPLRRFLMQMYGAEVHPSPSGLTEYGRKLLAEKPDHPGSLGVAITEAAEYALKHGGKYVVGSVINADIMFKTVAGLEAKKQLELIGEEPDVFIGVVGGGSNWGGAFYPFIGEELRSGKVRRRYIAVGASEVPKVTKGVYKYDDPDSGRLLPQLKMYTIGADFVPPPIYAGGLRYHGVAPTLSYLMYKGWVEGRDYDQETVFKMAQLFAQLEGYVPAPETAHVLPAIKEVADEAKKTGEKKVILISFSGHGLLDLANYADVLKFEK